Proteins encoded by one window of Veillonellales bacterium:
- a CDS encoding dihydrolipoamide acetyltransferase family protein has product MATEIKMPQLGLTMTEGTIGQWKKQIGDSVAEGEALVEIMTDKITSEVESNAAGILRVIAAKEGETIPVQGLLCIIGTADEKIAEPGAAAAAPAGAPATAAAPAAKKEAKFSKAAQRMAEENGIDIQAVPGSGPEGRIVTADVEKYLLTAPKAGGRVKASPLAKKIAAELGVDLAKVAGTGPEGRIVEEDVQKAAKAPAAAAAPAPQAPAAKPAPAAAKTGEPLVGMRKVIAERMTASKHTAPHVTLMTEINVDATVKFRKELNANNTDVHFTYTDILTKMVAAALGHFPMVNASIVDNAVVKHEDINIGIAVALDNGLLVPVLRNADKCGLKEIHARCKENADNARSNKLSLDLLSGGTFTISNLGGYDVDGFTPVINQPESAILGVGRIIKKPVVVKDEIVIASMMTLSLSFDHRILDGAQAAKFLKCIKGYLEDPMSILL; this is encoded by the coding sequence ATGGCTACAGAAATTAAGATGCCTCAATTGGGATTAACCATGACCGAGGGAACAATCGGACAATGGAAAAAGCAGATTGGCGACTCGGTAGCAGAAGGCGAAGCCCTGGTTGAGATTATGACCGATAAAATTACCAGCGAAGTGGAATCGAATGCCGCCGGAATATTGCGGGTCATTGCCGCCAAAGAGGGCGAAACCATCCCGGTACAGGGACTGCTGTGCATTATCGGTACGGCCGACGAAAAAATTGCCGAGCCCGGTGCCGCGGCTGCGGCTCCTGCCGGCGCGCCTGCTACCGCGGCTGCTCCCGCAGCTAAGAAAGAAGCGAAATTCTCCAAGGCTGCCCAAAGAATGGCGGAAGAAAATGGGATTGATATTCAGGCAGTGCCCGGTTCCGGTCCGGAAGGCCGGATCGTGACAGCTGATGTGGAAAAATATCTGCTTACTGCGCCTAAAGCAGGCGGACGGGTGAAAGCATCTCCTTTGGCCAAGAAAATTGCCGCCGAATTAGGAGTTGATCTTGCCAAAGTGGCCGGCACCGGTCCGGAAGGCCGGATTGTGGAAGAAGACGTGCAAAAGGCTGCGAAAGCACCGGCAGCTGCAGCAGCTCCCGCTCCTCAGGCACCGGCTGCCAAGCCCGCTCCGGCAGCAGCTAAAACAGGAGAACCCCTTGTAGGCATGCGTAAGGTTATTGCCGAGCGCATGACAGCAAGTAAACATACCGCACCGCACGTTACCCTGATGACCGAAATTAATGTGGATGCCACGGTAAAATTCAGAAAAGAACTGAATGCCAATAATACGGATGTGCATTTCACCTATACCGATATTCTGACCAAGATGGTGGCTGCTGCTCTGGGGCACTTCCCCATGGTAAACGCTTCTATCGTCGATAATGCGGTCGTAAAACATGAAGACATCAATATTGGTATAGCAGTTGCTTTAGATAACGGGCTTTTGGTTCCTGTACTGCGCAATGCCGATAAATGCGGCTTGAAAGAAATTCATGCCAGATGCAAGGAAAATGCCGACAATGCCCGCAGCAATAAGCTGAGCCTGGATTTGTTAAGCGGTGGTACCTTTACCATCAGTAATTTAGGCGGCTACGATGTAGACGGCTTTACCCCGGTTATTAATCAGCCGGAAAGCGCAATTTTAGGGGTTGGCCGCATTATCAAAAAACCGGTGGTTGTGAAGGACGAAATTG
- a CDS encoding alpha-ketoacid dehydrogenase subunit beta: MRKITYGKAISEAMHEEMVRDENVFILGEDMGIMGSVFGLTKGFRDEFGENRVIDTPISESGFIGMSVGAAIRGMRPVAELMYVDFTSVCFDPIINQAAKMRYMTGGQVKVPMVIRAPEGAGRRNAGQHSQSLESLFTHIPGLKVVAPATPYDAKGLLKAAIRDDDPIMFIEHKLLYAGKGEVPEEEYIIPLGKADVKRAGKDVTIIAYSRQVTFALQAAKELADEGIDAEVIDLRTLVPLDWETIEASIKKTHRVVIVQEAPKRCGYAGEISAQIMEGAFDELDAPVKRVAGLNVIPPFSPALEDLIYPNPKDIVTGVKEILGK, from the coding sequence ATGAGAAAGATTACTTACGGGAAGGCTATCAGCGAAGCCATGCATGAAGAAATGGTCCGGGATGAAAATGTTTTTATTCTTGGCGAAGATATGGGAATTATGGGCAGTGTCTTTGGTTTGACGAAAGGATTTCGCGATGAGTTCGGTGAAAACCGCGTAATTGATACGCCAATCTCTGAATCCGGCTTTATCGGCATGTCGGTTGGTGCGGCAATAAGGGGAATGCGTCCGGTAGCCGAGTTAATGTATGTTGACTTTACCAGTGTTTGTTTTGATCCGATTATTAATCAGGCGGCCAAAATGCGGTATATGACAGGCGGACAAGTTAAGGTTCCGATGGTCATTCGGGCGCCGGAAGGCGCAGGACGCCGAAATGCCGGTCAGCATTCGCAAAGTTTGGAATCTTTGTTTACTCACATACCGGGGTTAAAAGTAGTTGCACCGGCAACGCCGTATGATGCTAAAGGTCTGTTAAAAGCGGCCATTCGCGATGATGACCCGATTATGTTTATTGAACATAAACTGCTTTATGCCGGCAAGGGAGAGGTACCGGAGGAAGAATACATCATTCCGCTGGGAAAAGCAGATGTAAAGCGTGCCGGCAAGGACGTAACTATCATCGCGTATTCCCGTCAGGTTACTTTTGCCTTGCAGGCGGCGAAGGAATTGGCGGATGAAGGAATTGACGCCGAAGTCATCGATCTTAGGACGTTGGTTCCTCTCGATTGGGAGACGATTGAGGCATCAATTAAGAAGACCCACCGGGTCGTAATTGTTCAGGAGGCACCGAAACGCTGCGGCTATGCAGGAGAAATTTCGGCTCAAATCATGGAGGGTGCTTTTGATGAATTAGATGCACCGGTGAAACGGGTTGCGGGTCTGAATGTAATTCCGCCTTTCAGCCCGGCGCTTGAGGATCTTATTTATCCCAATCCGAAGGATATTGTCACAGGCGTAAAGGAAATACTGGGGAAATAA